The Thermoplasmata archaeon genomic sequence TCAGCCACAACTGTTCTGGAAAGCGTCTTCAAGTGCTCGGGAACTGGTTCGCTCTCACGCCAGGGAAAGGTGCCATCTGGCTGGGCATTCAGCGAAAGCACCTGGCATCCCAGCATTCTCAAGATTGTTGGTGTAAATTCACCAGCGGCCCCATTTCCAGCATCTATCACTACCTTCTTTTCGATTTTTCCGAACTCGGCAACCAATTTTTCAATGTATCTTTCTTTCAGATGATATGCTGTTGAGTATCTGCCAATAAATTCATATCCTGGATTTCTGCAGTTTTTCCGTTCAATTACCTCCTCTATCTCTGCCATCTGCTTTTCAGAGAAGCCTGACCCATCAGGGTTTATGAGTTTAATTCCGTTGTATTCTGGGGGATTGTGCGATGCCGTAATTACAGCACAGCAATCAAAGAATCTAGCCAAATAGCCAGCAACAGGTGTTGGTGCAATGCCCAAATCAACCACATTGCCACCAGATGCCATTATTCCTGATATGAATGCCTTTTCAATCATGTTCCTCGAGGTTCTTGTATCTGTAGCGACCAGCACATTTGGATAACTGCTGCCAACAGCTCTACCCGCTGCCATTGAAAGTTCTAAAGTCAGTTCGGAGTTTATAATCCCCCTTATCCCTGAGCTGCCAAAGTATTTCATCGGGCAATGGAGATTTTAGGGCTATTTATATATATCTCCAGGTATTTACTTCAATTTACCTTTCAAAACCTGAAAGGGGGTATTATCATTACAAAAACTGCGGTAGTTGCAATCGGTGGAAATGCAATCTTAAGGGCAGGGCAAAGAGGCAGTGCTGAGGAGCAATTTGCAAACCTCTACAACAGCATGCCCTATCTGGTAAAAATGATTAAGGACGGCTATGACATCGTAATCACGCATGGGAATGGCCCCCAGGTGGGTAACATCCTCCTCCAGAATGAGTTAAGCAAAGAGCAGGTGCCCACTATGCCACTGGATGTTTGCGGTGCAATGTCACAGGGACTTCTGGGGTACCTGATCCAGCAAACCCTCACGAACCTGCTTGCAATTGAGAAACTGAATAAAACCGTAGTGTCCATTGTGACGCAAGTTGTTGTCAACGAAAACGACCCAGCATTCAAAAATCCAACAAAGCCAGTCGGGCAATATTACCCTGCGGATGTTGCTGAAAAGTTGATGAAAGAGAAGGGCTGGGTTATGAAGGAGGATAAGGCAAGAGGAGGATTCAGGAGAGTTGTGCCCTCACCAGAACCTATAGATATTGTGGAAAAGGAGGCAATTAAGCGTCTGGTATTTTCCGGGCAAAACCAGGAATATGTTGTGATTGCTGCTGGGGGTGGAGGAATCCCTGTAATAAGAACATCCTCTGGCTACAAAGGGGTTGAGGCAGTTATTGATAAGGACCTTGCCTCCAGTGTGCTTGCAAATGCAATTGAGGAGAAATTTTTTGTAATTTTAACAGATGTGGAAAAGGTCTGTCTTAACTTTGGCAAACCAAACCAGCAATCCCTTTCGCATCTCTCGCTTTCTGATGCTGAAAAATACTTCGCTGAAGGACAGTTCCCGAGCGGAAGCATGGGTCCGAAGATTCTTGCCTCAATCAGATTCCTGCAGCGAGGTGGAGAAAAGGTGCTGATTACCTCAGGAGAAAAATTGAGGGAGGCACTGGAAGGAAGGACTGGTACCCTCATCACGAAATGATTCAGTATTGCCTATTTTTTTGCTGAGCTCTCTGCATTTCTGGTTTTGCCTTTTTCTTTCTGAGGAACAAGAAGTAGATAAGAAGGACTACAACTACAATTCCAGCAATCACAACCAGCAGAATACCAAGAATGCAGGTGTTGACGATTGCTTCGCCTGTCTCAACTGTTGCCGTGATTTCATTTGATTTTTCACCTTCTCCTGCTCCATTTACTGCAGAGACCCTGTAGTGATAACTCTTTCCCGGCTCCACACTAATGTCAATGTATGTTGTGTTGCCAGCACTCACTTCCTCAAGCAAGGTCTCGTTTTCACCATCTACCCATCTGTAAATTCTGTAAGCTGTGATGTTTGAACCGCCATCGTCTGTGGGCTTGCTCCATTCTAGCGTTATCCAGAGCAATTTGCTCACCACACGAAGATTCAGCACCTTGCCTGGCACTGTGAAAGGCACCACGCTCACAATTGCCTTCTCGCTTTCTCCAGCAGCATTTTCAGCACTCACTGCATAGTAGTATCTGACACCGTTCTTCAGATTTTTGTCCATGTAAGTTGTAGTATTGACCTCTGCAATCTTCGTCAGGTTGGTCTCATTTAGGCCCCTGTAAATGTTGTATTTGATTATCTGGCTCCCACCATCGCTCAATGGAGGATACCAGCTTAAATTCACAGTTCCATTGCCAGCAACTGCTTCCAAATACTGGGCTTTGCCTGGCACACCAATCGCTTTTGCACTCACCACATCGGAAAGAAGTCCCTCTCCATAACCATTTACCGCACTCACCGCATAGAAGTAATCTGTGCCAGAGATAATGTTTGTGTCTGTGTACGAATACTGGACTCCTAGTGTAGCAAGAAGCGAGAGATTGT encodes the following:
- the glmM gene encoding phosphoglucosamine mutase, which gives rise to MKYFGSSGIRGIINSELTLELSMAAGRAVGSSYPNVLVATDTRTSRNMIEKAFISGIMASGGNVVDLGIAPTPVAGYLARFFDCCAVITASHNPPEYNGIKLINPDGSGFSEKQMAEIEEVIERKNCRNPGYEFIGRYSTAYHLKERYIEKLVAEFGKIEKKVVIDAGNGAAGEFTPTILRMLGCQVLSLNAQPDGTFPWRESEPVPEHLKTLSRTVVAEGCEAGIAHDGDADRVAVIDEQGNYVEPDLILCHFARQLPKGKVVVSIDTTSAVYWLLGEERVEVTKTGDVFVSAKLRELNGVFGGEPSGTYIFPQHSYCPDGIYAAVKLLSEEGKRISEMVANIPRLHIKKGSVKYQKERRLEIEKKVFEALRELGGRAFTVDGLKLIFEDGALLVRFSGTEPKIRIFSESRSAERCEKIYEQAMDVVKRCIA
- the arcC gene encoding carbamate kinase: MTKTAVVAIGGNAILRAGQRGSAEEQFANLYNSMPYLVKMIKDGYDIVITHGNGPQVGNILLQNELSKEQVPTMPLDVCGAMSQGLLGYLIQQTLTNLLAIEKLNKTVVSIVTQVVVNENDPAFKNPTKPVGQYYPADVAEKLMKEKGWVMKEDKARGGFRRVVPSPEPIDIVEKEAIKRLVFSGQNQEYVVIAAGGGGIPVIRTSSGYKGVEAVIDKDLASSVLANAIEEKFFVILTDVEKVCLNFGKPNQQSLSHLSLSDAEKYFAEGQFPSGSMGPKILASIRFLQRGGEKVLITSGEKLREALEGRTGTLITK